In one window of Bacteroidota bacterium DNA:
- a CDS encoding M48 family metallopeptidase → MKKKLLSSVFLVLFLFSCSKVPITKRKQMNLLPESELMSMSLSNYKDFLNQHPAVNGTADANMVKNVGAKISAAVTRYMNQNGYAKRVAGYKWEFNLVNSQEVNAWCMPGGKVVVYSGLLPVTQDESSLAIVMGHEIAHAVARHGNERMSQMMVSTLGGMALDVALSQKSAETRNIFMTAYGAGSVLGTLAYSRTHETEADKLGLIFAAMAGYDPQKSITFWERMASKGGAKPPELLSTHPSDQTRIKNLREFMPTALKYYHPGTN, encoded by the coding sequence ATGAAAAAGAAACTTCTTTCCTCTGTCTTTCTTGTGCTTTTCCTGTTCTCCTGCAGTAAAGTTCCGATCACAAAAAGGAAGCAAATGAATTTATTACCTGAGAGTGAATTGATGTCGATGAGCCTCAGCAATTACAAAGATTTCCTCAATCAACATCCTGCCGTCAATGGAACCGCGGATGCGAACATGGTGAAGAATGTAGGAGCAAAAATCTCAGCTGCCGTAACGCGTTACATGAATCAAAACGGTTATGCAAAAAGAGTTGCCGGTTATAAATGGGAATTCAATCTCGTAAATTCTCAGGAAGTGAATGCATGGTGTATGCCCGGCGGGAAAGTTGTCGTATATAGTGGATTACTTCCCGTTACGCAGGACGAATCGAGTCTGGCCATTGTCATGGGTCATGAAATCGCCCATGCTGTTGCGCGACATGGTAATGAGCGGATGAGCCAGATGATGGTTTCTACTTTGGGCGGAATGGCGCTTGATGTGGCATTGTCCCAAAAAAGCGCGGAGACCAGGAATATTTTTATGACAGCCTACGGAGCAGGTTCTGTATTAGGAACACTTGCATATTCACGGACACACGAAACAGAAGCCGATAAACTCGGATTGATTTTCGCCGCGATGGCAGGTTATGATCCTCAGAAGTCGATCACATTTTGGGAACGGATGGCCTCAAAAGGAGGAGCAAAACCACCGGAACTGTTGAGTACACATCCAAGTGATCAAACCCGGATTAAAAATCTTAGAGAATTCATGCCCACCGCTTTAAAGTATTATCATCCGGGAACAAACTGA